A genomic segment from Leopardus geoffroyi isolate Oge1 chromosome A2, O.geoffroyi_Oge1_pat1.0, whole genome shotgun sequence encodes:
- the NISCH gene encoding nischarin isoform X2, whose protein sequence is MAARRATGAGGTPTPPLAPASLRPAVAAAATDPGIWRRLRAASGPSERPSQSRRRASWALSSWTRIRCAGGASAITRGSDWNPKSESRGLGGIWAPPPVYIIQVTVGSHEWTVKHRYSDFYDLHEKLVAERKIDKNLLPPKKIIGKNSRSLVEKREKDLEIYLQTLLATFPGVAPSVLAHFLHFHFYEINGITAALAEELFEKGEQLLGAGEVFAIGPLQLYAVTEQLQQGKPTCASGDAKTDLGHILDFTCRLKYLKVSGTEGPFGTSNIEEQLLPFDLSIFKSLHQVEISHCGARHIRGLVASKPTLATMSVRYSATSMKEVLVPEASEFDEWEPEGTALEGPVTAVIPTWQALTTLDLSHNSISNIDESVKLIPKIEFLDLSHNGVLVVDNLQHLYNLVHLDLSYNKLSSLEGVHTKLGNIKTLNLAGNLLESLSGLHKLYSLVNLDLRDNRIEQMEEVKSIGSLPCLEHVALLNNPLSIIPDYRTKVLAQFGERASEVCLDNTATTEKELDTVEVLKAIQKAKEVKSKLNNPEKKIGEDSRLSAASCVRPSGSPPSVAPTSASLPQPILSNQGIMFVQEEALASSLSSTDSLTPEDRPIARGCSDSLESIPAGQAPSDDLRDVPGAVGGVSLEHAEPEVQVVPGSGQIIFLPFTCIGYTATNQDFIQRLSTLIRQAIERQLPAWIEAANQREEGQGEQGEDEDDEEDVAENRYFEMGPPDVEEEEEGGQGEEEEEEEEEEEEEGEEERLALEWALGADEDFLLEHIRILKVLWCFLIHVQGSIRQFAACLVLTDFGIAVFEIPHQESRGSSQHILSSLRFVFCFPHGDLTEFGFLMPELCLVLKVRHSENTLFIISDATNLHEFHADLRSCFAPQHMAMLCSPVLYGSHTSLQEFLRQLLTFYKVAGGGQEHSQGCFPVYLVYSDKRMVQTAAGDYSGNIEWASCTLCSAVRRSCCAPSEAVKSAAIPYWLLLTPQHLNVIKADFNPMPNRGTHNCRNRNSFKLSRVPLSTVLLDPTRSCTQPRGAFADGHVLELLVGYRFVTAIFVLPHEKFHFLRIYNQLRASLQDLKTVVISKSPATGAPSQRPLVDGQPAEGRASNDQRSQEVPVEAPAPDPVEAPALALASVEVPAPSPAEASDPVKTPGPVEASLPASVPAEASGSDESPVETPAPTPAAPAPAEPLVPAEAPAQYPSEQLIRSTSEENQIPSHLPACPSLRHIASLQGSAIIELFHSSIAEVENEELRHLMWCSVVFYQTPGLEVTACVLLSTKAVYFVLHDGLRRYFSEPLQDFWHQKNTDYNNSPFHISQCFVLKLSDLQAVNVGLFDQYFRLTGKMENYELIHSSRVKFTYPSEEEIGDLTFTVAQKMADPEKAPALSILLYVQVFQVGTPPPGRCRGMLRPKTLLLTSAEIFLLDEDFVHYPLPEFAKEPPQRDRYRLDDGRRVRDLDRVLMGYQTYPQALTLIFDDVQGRDLMGSVTPDHFGEVADGPASSSQGREVQWQVFVPSAESREKLISLLARQWEALCGRELPVELTG, encoded by the exons ATGGCGGCAAGGCGTGCGACGGGGGCGGGTGGGACGCCGACCCCGCCCCTTGCTCCTGCCAGTCTGCGACCGGCGGTAGCGGCTGCAGCAACGGATCCCGGAATATGGCGGCGGCTGCGCGCTGCTTCGGGCCCGAGCGAGAGGCCGAGCCAGTCAAGGAGGCGCGCGTCGTGGGCTCTGAGCTCGTGGACACGTATACGGTGTGCAGGGGGCGCGAGCGCCATAACTAGGGGTAGCGACTGGAACCCGAAGTCCGAGTCGAGAGGATTGGGGGGTATCTGGGCCCCGCCACCG GTTTACATCATCCAGGTCACTGTTGGCAGCCATGAATGGACAGTCAAGCACCGCTACAGCGATTTCTATGATCTGCACGAAAAG CTGGTTGCAGAAAGGAAAATTGATAAAAACCTACTTCCGCCCAAAAAGATAATTGGGAAAAACTCGAGAAGCTtggtggaaaagagagagaaggatctGGAGATCTACCTGCAGACGCTCCTGGCCACCTTCCCTGGTGTGGCCCCCAGTGTGCTGGCCCActtcttacattttcatttctat GAGATAAATGGCATCACCGCAGCACTGGCTGAAGAGCTCTTTGAAAAAG GAGAACAGCTCCTGGGGGCCGGAGAGGTCTTTGCCATCGGGCCCCTACAGCTCTATGCGGTCACCGAGCAGCTACAGCAGGGAAAGCCCACGTGTGCCAGTGGGGACGCCAAGACTGACCTGGGGCACATCCTGGACTTCACCTGTCGCCTTAAGTACCTTAAG GTTTCTGGCACAGAAGGACCTTTTGGGACTAGCAACATTGAAGAGCAGCTCCTGCCTTTTGATCTGTCAATATTCAAGTCTCTTCATCAGGTGGAG ATAAGTCACTGTGGTGCCAGGCACATACGGGGACTAGTTGCGTCGAAGCCCACCTTAGCCACAATGAGTGTCCGCTACTCCGCAACCTCTATGAAG GAAGTCCTTGTTCCCGAAGCCTCGGAATTTGATGAGTGGGAGCCAGAAGGCACGGCCCTGGAAGGCCCTGTGACTGCCGTCATCCCCACATGGCAAGCACTGACTACTCTAGACCTGAGCCACAACAGCATCTCCAACATCGACGAGTCTGTG AAACTGATTCCAAAGATTGAGTTCCTGGACCTGAGTCACAATGGAGTGCTGGTCGTGGACAACCTGCAG CACCTGTACAACCTCGTGCACCTGGACCTATCCTACAACAAGCTCTCCTCCTTGGAAGGGGTTCACACCAAACTGGGGAACATCAAGACCCTGAACCTGGCGGGCAATCTCCTGGAGAGTCTGAGTGGCCTGCATAAGCTCTATTCCCTGGTCAACCTGGATCTCCGTGACAACAGGATCGAGCAG ATGGAGGAGGTCAAGAGCATTGGCAGCCTCCCGTGTCTGGAGCACGTGGCTCTACTGAACAACCCTCTGAGCATCATCCCTGACTACCGGACCAAGGTGCTAGCTCAGTTTGGAGAGAGGGCCTCCGAG GTCTGTCTGGACAACACGGCAACCACAGAGAAGGAGCTGGACACCGTGGAAGTGCTAAAAGCAATTCAGAAAGCCAAGGAGGTCAAGTCAAAGTTGAACAACCCAGAGAAGAAG ATCGGTGAGGATTCCCGGCTCTCAGCTGCCTCCTGTGTCCGGCCCAGTGGCTCCCCTCCCAGCGTggctcccacctctgcctccctgccccagcccatcCTCTCCAATCAAG GAATCATGTTCGTGCAAGAGGAGGCCCTGGCCAGCAGCCTCTCATCCACCGACAGTCTGACTCCTGAAGACCGGCCCATTGCCCGGGGATGTTCTGATTCCTTAGAGTCCATCCCTGCAGGACAG GCACCTTCTGATGATTTACGGGACGTGCCAGGAGCTGTTGGTGGTGTGAG CCTGGAGCATGCAGAGCCGGAGGTCCAGGTGGTGCCTGGGTCCGGCCAGATCATCTTCCTGCCCTTCACCTGTATTGGCTACACGGCCACCAACCAGGACTTCATCCAGCGCCTGAGCACACTCATCCGGCAGGCCATTGAGCGACAGCTGCCTGCCTGGATTGAGGCTGCCAACCAGCGGGAGGAGGGCCAGGGCGAGCAGGGCGAGGATGAGGACGATGAGGAGGATGTTGCTGAGAACCGCTACTTTGAAATGGGGCCCCcggatgtggaggaagaggaagaaggtggccagggggaggaagaggaggaggaggaggaggaggaggaggaggagggcgaggagGAGCGCCTGGCTCTGGAGTGGGCCCTGGGTGCAGACGAGGACTTTCTGCTGGAGCACATCCGCATCCTCAAGGTGCTCTGGTGCTTCCTGATCCACGTTCAGGGCAGCATCCGCCAGTTCGCCGCCTGCCTTGTGCTCACCGATTTTGGCATCGCCGTCTTCGAGATCCCACACCAGGAGTCGCGGGGCAGCAGCCAGCATATCCTCTCGTCCCTGCGCTTCGTCTTCTGCTTCCCCCACGGTGATCTCACAGAGTTCGGCTTCCTCATGCCGGAGCTCTGCCTGGTGCTCAAGGTGCGGCACAGCGAGAACACGCTGTTCATCATCTCGGATGCCACCAACCTGCACGAGTTCCATGCTGACCTGCGCTCGTGCTTCGCCCCACAGCACATGGCCATGCTGTGCAGCCCCGTGCTCTATGGCAGCCACACCAGCCTGCAGGAGTTCCTCCGCCAGCTGCTCACCTTCTACAAGGTGGCGGGCGGCGGCCAGGAGCACAGCCAGGGCTGCTTCCCCGTCTACCTGGTCTACAGCGACAAGCGCATGGTACAGACGGCCGCCGGGGACTACTCGGGCAACATCGAGTGGGCCAGCTGCACGCTCTGCTCAGCTGTGCGGCGCTCCTGCTGCGCACCCTCCGAGGCCGTCAAATCGGCTGCCATCCCCTACTGGCTGCTGCTCACGCCCCAGCACCTCAACGTCATCAAGGCCGACTTCAACCCCATGCCCAACCGCGGCACCCACAACTGTCGCAACCGCAACAGCTTCAAGCTCAGCCGCGTGCCATTATCCACGGTGCTGCTGGACCCCACACGCAGCTGCACCCAGCCGCGGGGTGCCTTCGCAGATGGCCATGTGCTTGAGCTGCTCGTGGGCTACCGCTTTGTCACTGCCATCTTTGTGCTGCCCCATGAGAAGTTCCACTTCCTGCGTATCTACAACCAGCTGCGGGCCTCGCTGCAGGACCTAAAGACCGTGGTCATCTCCAAGAGCCCCGCAACCGGGGCCCCGTCCCAGAGGCCTCTCGTGGATGGCCAGCCTGCCGAGGGCAGGGCCAG CAATGACCAGCGTTCCCAGGAGGTCCCGGTGGAGGCTCCAGCCCCGGACCCGGTGGAGGCGCCAGCTTTGGCCCTAGCCTCGGTGGAGGTCCCAGCTCCGTCCCCGGCAGAGGCCTCAGACCCTGTGAAGACCCCAGGTCCAGTGGAGGCCTCGCTTCCGGCTTCGGTCCCAGCAGAGGCCTCGGGCTCAGATGAGTCCCCAGTGGAGACCCCAGCCCCGACCCCAGCTGCCCCGGCCCCAGCAGAGCCTCTGGTGCCAGCGGAGGCCCCTGCTCAGTACCCAAGCGAGCAGCTGATCCGGTCCACTTCCGAGGAGAATCAGATCCCGTCCCACCTGCCCGCCTGCCCATCGCTCCGTCACATCGCTAGCCTGCAGGGGAGCGCCATCATCGAGCTCTTTCACAGCAGCATTGCCGAG GTTGAAAACGAGGAGCTGAGGCACCTCATGTGGTGCTCAGTGGTGTTCTACCAGACCCCGGGGCTGGAGGTGACCGCCTGCGTGCTGCTCTCCACCAAGGCTGTGTACTTCGTGCTGCACGATGGCCTCCGCCGCTACTTCTCAGAGCCACTACAGG ATTTCTGGCATCAGAAGAACACGGACTACAACAACAGTCCCTTCCACATCTCCCAGTGCTTTGTTTTAAAGCTTAGCGACTTGCAGGCAGTCAACGTTGGACTTTTCGACCAGTATTTCCGGCTGACGG GGAAGATGGAAAACTACGAGCTGATCCACTCGAGCCGCGTCAAATTCACCTACCCCAGTGAGGAGGAGATTGGGGACCTGACTTTCACTGTGGCCCAGAAGATGGCTGACCCAGAGAAGGCGCCAGCCCTCAGCATCCTGCTGTATGTGCAGGTGTTCCAGGTGGGCACGCCGCCCCCTGGGCGCTGCAGGGGCATGCTGCGCCCCAAAACGCTCCTGCTCACCAGTGCTGAGATCTTTCTCCTGGACGAGGACTTTGTCCACTACCCATTGCCTGAGTTCGCCAAAGAGCCGCCACAGAGAGACCGGTACCGGCTGGACGACGGCCGCCGTGTCCGAGACCTGGACCGCGTGCTCATGGGCTACCAGACCTACCCACAGGCCCTCACCCTCATCTTTGACGATGTTCAGGGCCGTGACCTCATGGGCAGT
- the NISCH gene encoding nischarin isoform X1, translating into MAARRATGAGGTPTPPLAPASLRPAVAAAATDPGIWRRLRAASGPSERPSQSRRRASWALSSWTRIRCAGGASAITRGSDWNPKSESRGLGGIWAPPPVYIIQVTVGSHEWTVKHRYSDFYDLHEKLVAERKIDKNLLPPKKIIGKNSRSLVEKREKDLEIYLQTLLATFPGVAPSVLAHFLHFHFYEINGITAALAEELFEKGEQLLGAGEVFAIGPLQLYAVTEQLQQGKPTCASGDAKTDLGHILDFTCRLKYLKVSGTEGPFGTSNIEEQLLPFDLSIFKSLHQVEISHCGARHIRGLVASKPTLATMSVRYSATSMKEVLVPEASEFDEWEPEGTALEGPVTAVIPTWQALTTLDLSHNSISNIDESVKLIPKIEFLDLSHNGVLVVDNLQHLYNLVHLDLSYNKLSSLEGVHTKLGNIKTLNLAGNLLESLSGLHKLYSLVNLDLRDNRIEQMEEVKSIGSLPCLEHVALLNNPLSIIPDYRTKVLAQFGERASEVCLDNTATTEKELDTVEVLKAIQKAKEVKSKLNNPEKKIGEDSRLSAASCVRPSGSPPSVAPTSASLPQPILSNQGIMFVQEEALASSLSSTDSLTPEDRPIARGCSDSLESIPAGQAPSDDLRDVPGAVGGVSLEHAEPEVQVVPGSGQIIFLPFTCIGYTATNQDFIQRLSTLIRQAIERQLPAWIEAANQREEGQGEQGEDEDDEEDVAENRYFEMGPPDVEEEEEGGQGEEEEEEEEEEEEEGEEERLALEWALGADEDFLLEHIRILKVLWCFLIHVQGSIRQFAACLVLTDFGIAVFEIPHQESRGSSQHILSSLRFVFCFPHGDLTEFGFLMPELCLVLKVRHSENTLFIISDATNLHEFHADLRSCFAPQHMAMLCSPVLYGSHTSLQEFLRQLLTFYKVAGGGQEHSQGCFPVYLVYSDKRMVQTAAGDYSGNIEWASCTLCSAVRRSCCAPSEAVKSAAIPYWLLLTPQHLNVIKADFNPMPNRGTHNCRNRNSFKLSRVPLSTVLLDPTRSCTQPRGAFADGHVLELLVGYRFVTAIFVLPHEKFHFLRIYNQLRASLQDLKTVVISKSPATGAPSQRPLVDGQPAEGRASNDQRSQEVPVEAPAPDPVEAPALALASVEVPAPSPAEASDPVKTPGPVEASLPASVPAEASGSDESPVETPAPTPAAPAPAEPLVPAEAPAQYPSEQLIRSTSEENQIPSHLPACPSLRHIASLQGSAIIELFHSSIAEVENEELRHLMWCSVVFYQTPGLEVTACVLLSTKAVYFVLHDGLRRYFSEPLQDFWHQKNTDYNNSPFHISQCFVLKLSDLQAVNVGLFDQYFRLTGSSPVQVVTCLTRDSYLTHCFLQHLMAVLSSLERTPSPEPVDKDFYSEFGNKTTGKMENYELIHSSRVKFTYPSEEEIGDLTFTVAQKMADPEKAPALSILLYVQVFQVGTPPPGRCRGMLRPKTLLLTSAEIFLLDEDFVHYPLPEFAKEPPQRDRYRLDDGRRVRDLDRVLMGYQTYPQALTLIFDDVQGRDLMGSVTPDHFGEVADGPASSSQGREVQWQVFVPSAESREKLISLLARQWEALCGRELPVELTG; encoded by the exons ATGGCGGCAAGGCGTGCGACGGGGGCGGGTGGGACGCCGACCCCGCCCCTTGCTCCTGCCAGTCTGCGACCGGCGGTAGCGGCTGCAGCAACGGATCCCGGAATATGGCGGCGGCTGCGCGCTGCTTCGGGCCCGAGCGAGAGGCCGAGCCAGTCAAGGAGGCGCGCGTCGTGGGCTCTGAGCTCGTGGACACGTATACGGTGTGCAGGGGGCGCGAGCGCCATAACTAGGGGTAGCGACTGGAACCCGAAGTCCGAGTCGAGAGGATTGGGGGGTATCTGGGCCCCGCCACCG GTTTACATCATCCAGGTCACTGTTGGCAGCCATGAATGGACAGTCAAGCACCGCTACAGCGATTTCTATGATCTGCACGAAAAG CTGGTTGCAGAAAGGAAAATTGATAAAAACCTACTTCCGCCCAAAAAGATAATTGGGAAAAACTCGAGAAGCTtggtggaaaagagagagaaggatctGGAGATCTACCTGCAGACGCTCCTGGCCACCTTCCCTGGTGTGGCCCCCAGTGTGCTGGCCCActtcttacattttcatttctat GAGATAAATGGCATCACCGCAGCACTGGCTGAAGAGCTCTTTGAAAAAG GAGAACAGCTCCTGGGGGCCGGAGAGGTCTTTGCCATCGGGCCCCTACAGCTCTATGCGGTCACCGAGCAGCTACAGCAGGGAAAGCCCACGTGTGCCAGTGGGGACGCCAAGACTGACCTGGGGCACATCCTGGACTTCACCTGTCGCCTTAAGTACCTTAAG GTTTCTGGCACAGAAGGACCTTTTGGGACTAGCAACATTGAAGAGCAGCTCCTGCCTTTTGATCTGTCAATATTCAAGTCTCTTCATCAGGTGGAG ATAAGTCACTGTGGTGCCAGGCACATACGGGGACTAGTTGCGTCGAAGCCCACCTTAGCCACAATGAGTGTCCGCTACTCCGCAACCTCTATGAAG GAAGTCCTTGTTCCCGAAGCCTCGGAATTTGATGAGTGGGAGCCAGAAGGCACGGCCCTGGAAGGCCCTGTGACTGCCGTCATCCCCACATGGCAAGCACTGACTACTCTAGACCTGAGCCACAACAGCATCTCCAACATCGACGAGTCTGTG AAACTGATTCCAAAGATTGAGTTCCTGGACCTGAGTCACAATGGAGTGCTGGTCGTGGACAACCTGCAG CACCTGTACAACCTCGTGCACCTGGACCTATCCTACAACAAGCTCTCCTCCTTGGAAGGGGTTCACACCAAACTGGGGAACATCAAGACCCTGAACCTGGCGGGCAATCTCCTGGAGAGTCTGAGTGGCCTGCATAAGCTCTATTCCCTGGTCAACCTGGATCTCCGTGACAACAGGATCGAGCAG ATGGAGGAGGTCAAGAGCATTGGCAGCCTCCCGTGTCTGGAGCACGTGGCTCTACTGAACAACCCTCTGAGCATCATCCCTGACTACCGGACCAAGGTGCTAGCTCAGTTTGGAGAGAGGGCCTCCGAG GTCTGTCTGGACAACACGGCAACCACAGAGAAGGAGCTGGACACCGTGGAAGTGCTAAAAGCAATTCAGAAAGCCAAGGAGGTCAAGTCAAAGTTGAACAACCCAGAGAAGAAG ATCGGTGAGGATTCCCGGCTCTCAGCTGCCTCCTGTGTCCGGCCCAGTGGCTCCCCTCCCAGCGTggctcccacctctgcctccctgccccagcccatcCTCTCCAATCAAG GAATCATGTTCGTGCAAGAGGAGGCCCTGGCCAGCAGCCTCTCATCCACCGACAGTCTGACTCCTGAAGACCGGCCCATTGCCCGGGGATGTTCTGATTCCTTAGAGTCCATCCCTGCAGGACAG GCACCTTCTGATGATTTACGGGACGTGCCAGGAGCTGTTGGTGGTGTGAG CCTGGAGCATGCAGAGCCGGAGGTCCAGGTGGTGCCTGGGTCCGGCCAGATCATCTTCCTGCCCTTCACCTGTATTGGCTACACGGCCACCAACCAGGACTTCATCCAGCGCCTGAGCACACTCATCCGGCAGGCCATTGAGCGACAGCTGCCTGCCTGGATTGAGGCTGCCAACCAGCGGGAGGAGGGCCAGGGCGAGCAGGGCGAGGATGAGGACGATGAGGAGGATGTTGCTGAGAACCGCTACTTTGAAATGGGGCCCCcggatgtggaggaagaggaagaaggtggccagggggaggaagaggaggaggaggaggaggaggaggaggaggagggcgaggagGAGCGCCTGGCTCTGGAGTGGGCCCTGGGTGCAGACGAGGACTTTCTGCTGGAGCACATCCGCATCCTCAAGGTGCTCTGGTGCTTCCTGATCCACGTTCAGGGCAGCATCCGCCAGTTCGCCGCCTGCCTTGTGCTCACCGATTTTGGCATCGCCGTCTTCGAGATCCCACACCAGGAGTCGCGGGGCAGCAGCCAGCATATCCTCTCGTCCCTGCGCTTCGTCTTCTGCTTCCCCCACGGTGATCTCACAGAGTTCGGCTTCCTCATGCCGGAGCTCTGCCTGGTGCTCAAGGTGCGGCACAGCGAGAACACGCTGTTCATCATCTCGGATGCCACCAACCTGCACGAGTTCCATGCTGACCTGCGCTCGTGCTTCGCCCCACAGCACATGGCCATGCTGTGCAGCCCCGTGCTCTATGGCAGCCACACCAGCCTGCAGGAGTTCCTCCGCCAGCTGCTCACCTTCTACAAGGTGGCGGGCGGCGGCCAGGAGCACAGCCAGGGCTGCTTCCCCGTCTACCTGGTCTACAGCGACAAGCGCATGGTACAGACGGCCGCCGGGGACTACTCGGGCAACATCGAGTGGGCCAGCTGCACGCTCTGCTCAGCTGTGCGGCGCTCCTGCTGCGCACCCTCCGAGGCCGTCAAATCGGCTGCCATCCCCTACTGGCTGCTGCTCACGCCCCAGCACCTCAACGTCATCAAGGCCGACTTCAACCCCATGCCCAACCGCGGCACCCACAACTGTCGCAACCGCAACAGCTTCAAGCTCAGCCGCGTGCCATTATCCACGGTGCTGCTGGACCCCACACGCAGCTGCACCCAGCCGCGGGGTGCCTTCGCAGATGGCCATGTGCTTGAGCTGCTCGTGGGCTACCGCTTTGTCACTGCCATCTTTGTGCTGCCCCATGAGAAGTTCCACTTCCTGCGTATCTACAACCAGCTGCGGGCCTCGCTGCAGGACCTAAAGACCGTGGTCATCTCCAAGAGCCCCGCAACCGGGGCCCCGTCCCAGAGGCCTCTCGTGGATGGCCAGCCTGCCGAGGGCAGGGCCAG CAATGACCAGCGTTCCCAGGAGGTCCCGGTGGAGGCTCCAGCCCCGGACCCGGTGGAGGCGCCAGCTTTGGCCCTAGCCTCGGTGGAGGTCCCAGCTCCGTCCCCGGCAGAGGCCTCAGACCCTGTGAAGACCCCAGGTCCAGTGGAGGCCTCGCTTCCGGCTTCGGTCCCAGCAGAGGCCTCGGGCTCAGATGAGTCCCCAGTGGAGACCCCAGCCCCGACCCCAGCTGCCCCGGCCCCAGCAGAGCCTCTGGTGCCAGCGGAGGCCCCTGCTCAGTACCCAAGCGAGCAGCTGATCCGGTCCACTTCCGAGGAGAATCAGATCCCGTCCCACCTGCCCGCCTGCCCATCGCTCCGTCACATCGCTAGCCTGCAGGGGAGCGCCATCATCGAGCTCTTTCACAGCAGCATTGCCGAG GTTGAAAACGAGGAGCTGAGGCACCTCATGTGGTGCTCAGTGGTGTTCTACCAGACCCCGGGGCTGGAGGTGACCGCCTGCGTGCTGCTCTCCACCAAGGCTGTGTACTTCGTGCTGCACGATGGCCTCCGCCGCTACTTCTCAGAGCCACTACAGG ATTTCTGGCATCAGAAGAACACGGACTACAACAACAGTCCCTTCCACATCTCCCAGTGCTTTGTTTTAAAGCTTAGCGACTTGCAGGCAGTCAACGTTGGACTTTTCGACCAGTATTTCCGGCTGACGG GCTCCTCTCCGGTGCAGGTGGTTACATGCTTGACACGGGACAGCTACCTGACACACTGCTTCCTCCAGCACCTCATGGCCGTGCTCTCCTCCCTAGAGCGCACACCCTCCCCTGAACCTGTTGATAAGGACTTCTACTCTGAGTTTGGGAACAAGACCACAG GGAAGATGGAAAACTACGAGCTGATCCACTCGAGCCGCGTCAAATTCACCTACCCCAGTGAGGAGGAGATTGGGGACCTGACTTTCACTGTGGCCCAGAAGATGGCTGACCCAGAGAAGGCGCCAGCCCTCAGCATCCTGCTGTATGTGCAGGTGTTCCAGGTGGGCACGCCGCCCCCTGGGCGCTGCAGGGGCATGCTGCGCCCCAAAACGCTCCTGCTCACCAGTGCTGAGATCTTTCTCCTGGACGAGGACTTTGTCCACTACCCATTGCCTGAGTTCGCCAAAGAGCCGCCACAGAGAGACCGGTACCGGCTGGACGACGGCCGCCGTGTCCGAGACCTGGACCGCGTGCTCATGGGCTACCAGACCTACCCACAGGCCCTCACCCTCATCTTTGACGATGTTCAGGGCCGTGACCTCATGGGCAGT